DNA from Kitasatospora herbaricolor:
GCACCGGGGCGTGCTCACCGTCACCGGCGACGACCGGCTGAGCTGGCTGCACCTGCTGCTCACCCAGCACGTGAGCGCGCTCGCGCCGCAGCAGGCCACCGAGGCGCTGGTGCTCTCCCCGAACGGGCACGTCGAGCACGCCCTCTACCTGGTCGACGACGGCACCACCACCTGGGCGCACGTCGAGCCGGGCACCCAGCAGGCGCTGATCGCCTACCTGGAGAGCATGAAGTTCTTCTACCGGGTGGAGGTCGCCGACGCGACCGCCGACCACGCGGTGGTGCACCTGCCGGCCGGGTCGACCGCCTCCGCCGAGGGCGCCGCCGCGGTCCGGGAGGTCCCCTGGGGCCGCGACCTGTTCCTGCCGCGCGCGGAGCTGGCCGCGCTGACCGCCGGGTACGGCCCGGCGGCCGGGGTGTGGGCGTACGAGGCGCTGCGGATCGAGGGGCACCGGCCGCGGCTGGGCTTCGAGACCGACCACCGGACCATCCCGCACGAGGTCGACTGGCTGTCCACCGCCGTCCACCTGAACAAGGGCTGCTACCGGGGGCAGGAGACCGTCGCCCGGGTGCACAACCTGGGCCGTCCGCCCCGCCGGCTGGTCTTCCTGCACCTGGACGGCACCGAGGAGGTGCTGCCGCCGCACGGCACCGAGGTGCACCTGGCCTCGGACCCGCAGGGGCGGTCGCTGGGCA
Protein-coding regions in this window:
- the ygfZ gene encoding CAF17-like 4Fe-4S cluster assembly/insertion protein YgfZ: MKSPLLSLPGAVPAEGTDEGVAAHYGDIFREQRNLARGTGFVDLSHRGVLTVTGDDRLSWLHLLLTQHVSALAPQQATEALVLSPNGHVEHALYLVDDGTTTWAHVEPGTQQALIAYLESMKFFYRVEVADATADHAVVHLPAGSTASAEGAAAVREVPWGRDLFLPRAELAALTAGYGPAAGVWAYEALRIEGHRPRLGFETDHRTIPHEVDWLSTAVHLNKGCYRGQETVARVHNLGRPPRRLVFLHLDGTEEVLPPHGTEVHLASDPQGRSLGIVTSSARHHELGPIALAVVKRNVPVDAPLLAGTVAAGQEVVVPQ